The Silurus meridionalis isolate SWU-2019-XX chromosome 18, ASM1480568v1, whole genome shotgun sequence genome includes the window GGTCGAGCGCCAGAGGAGGTTGGCTCAGGAGAGAGAAGCCAAGCTCAGAGAGGAGCAGCAAATTCAAGCCCAGGCCCGACTCCGCGAGGTGCAAGAAAAGGCCGCACAGCTGGAGAGGGAGGAACGACAgagggaagagaagagaagaggagaagagagagagagggaggaaaggaaatgggcagaagaaaaagaaggggaAGAGGGACAGCGGGCAGAAGAGAAAGACAGCAAGGAGAAGGAAGGTGATGGAGCTCATGAGCGAGGGACCGATTCCGTGAACAGCGCTAACGTTGATCTTCAGTCACAGCTCTCTGCCCTGTTGAACAGGACAGCAAATATAACGAGTAAGcgtctatgtgtctgtgtgtgtgtgtgtgtgtgtgtgtgtacatgggcTGATTTGTGTGTACTTTTTCCAAACTTGGTCACTGGTTTGACAGGTACAAGTGTACAACCGAGTGGTTTCGATGTTCAGGGCAAAAAGGCAACGCTGAGCACCTACAGGGCGCTTTATCCATTCACCGCTCGCAACTCTGATGAACTCTCGCTGGAAGCAGATGGTCTAATTGAGGTACACAATGACAGTTACACAAACAGACCAAGGCTTAATACACATCCTTAAAAgtaacattaaaacacacaatccCCTTTCCTTCAGGTGGAAGAGTCCACGGTGAGGGAGCCTGGCTGGCTATATGGCACTTTCAGAGGCAGTAGCGGCTGGTTTCCTGAGAGTTATGCTGAGAAAATGCATAATAGCGATGATACTGATTCGACAGCACAGAACACAGCTCCCTCTATTGACTGCTCTGGGTACAACTCCAAATTATTCTTGGTTTTAAATTCGTTTACTTGTTTCTTTCAAATATTTGTGCAATATCTGGTTCCTCTAGGATCCCTCGAGTGGATATAGAAGGTccgacacccacacacactcctgcagagacacacacgcacaatgcACAGGTGGGCATATGTGAAAAAAGTGGTAGACTTTAAACAACACATCACAATCGAGTAAttctaactgtgtgtgtgtgtgtaggctgtaGCTCTGTCTGCGTGGACAGCTACCAGCGACACACAGCTCGGCTTCTTAAAGGATGACATCATCACAGTTCTGGAGCAGCAGGAGAGCTGGTGGTACGGGGAACTTGGGGAGAACCGAGGCTGGTTCCCCAAAACCTATGTATTAATGATGACCAatacaaacagcacacacaccgAGTAAGAACCCTCTTTTTATGTTCCAGAGATTTTCTTTGTGTTCTGTATCAGATTTTCCTTTGAAGAGCGCTTTTGGAGCAGTATTATTATGCTAAGTAATtcatattgcaaaaaaaaaagatgtcatAAAAATAGTCTTGATCCAGAAATAGTCTGCAGAGTAGTCTGGGATTCTTTGCTTAAAAACTCCGCCATCATGGTTTAACGTCTCACAGAATGTGTCCCAAATTCCAACTGGGTGACAGAAGTCTTGGAGTCAAAGCTTTGGATCCAGAATTAGGTTTTTACCAGTTTGAGGAAACCAAAGAACCTGGAGAACCGAAAATGGAGACACCAGATTTCACAACCTCTGCAAAAtcttttttgcttgttttccaGGCCTTTGTATTCCACTGTTGATGATCTAGACCTGTCCGACTCGGCCCTCCCTGAAGGTGAGCTGTGTTTTCTTCATATGAACcttcagtatttaaaaaaaaaaggtatggtGTATTTATGTGTGGTTCCCATTTTTCCAGAATACGTGGCTCTTTACACGTACGAGAGTCCCGAATCGGGTGATCTGACATTCCGAGCCGAAGACGTCGTCCTGGTGATGGAAAAAGAGGGAGAGTGGTGGAAAGGCTGCATCGGAGACCAGACAGGACTCTTCCCTTCCAATTACGTCAAACCCAAAGACTCTGACGTAGGCAAATTTTGTTTAGAATGATTTGAATTCCTACAACTCCTGTGCGTAGGTTTAACACATGTCGCCGtgttcttttttcagtcttccAAAGCTGGTGTATCGAATAAAAAACCAGGTGAGTCGAGGACAAACATGCTCTCTGATGGAAGATGCTCCGGTTCTGTCTTTAACATCCTTTTTTGTCTTTCCAGAGGTTGCACAGGTAACGGCAGCCTGTACTGCCATGACGGCAGAACAGCTGAACGTTACTCCGGGGCAGCTCATTCTTGTTCTCAATAAGAACTCGTGTGGCTGGTGGTTGGGAGAGCTTCAGGTCTGTGGGTCACCGTCAAATGTTTGGAACACAGCTTAATGGTGACACCAATCTAATGGGTGGccttcattgtgtgtgtgttataggctcGGGGTAAGAAGCGTCAAAAGGGCTGGTTTCACTCCTCAAACGTCAGACTGCTGGAGCCCAACAGTGGTAAAAGCACTCCTGCACCCCAACCACgtaggtcacacacacacacacacacacacacacacacacaccatctagATTGGAATTGAGGCAGGGATACACACCGATCACAACGAAGCAGTGTATTCGAGGCATCTTTCATGATCGAACGCCACGTCCTTTTGTTCCTCAGTGTGTCAAGTCATCGCCATGTACGACTACAAAGCAGCCAACGGGGATGAGATGACATTCCAGAAAGGTCAGCTGATCAACGTCCTCAACAAGGACGACTCTGATTGGTGGAAAGGAGAAATCAACGGAGTCACCGGACTCTTCCCGACCAATTATGTTAAGATGACTACTGAATCTGACCCCAGCCAGCAATGTAAGTCctgcagacgcccttatccagagccacttacagttgtctcattcatacacctgagcagttgagggttaagggccttgctcaagggcccagcagtggcagcttagtggggTCGTGTCTCttggtacactatatggaaaaaagtttgtcGACACCTGAACGTACTCCACTCCTCAGGgcagatgttccagtagattttatagagatttgttctcatttggCTATGaaggcgttagtaaagtcaggtattgatgtaggtaaagtgaggaggtctgggattCAATCTCAATGGTCTTCAAAAGGgttggagatctatagcaggagatcttccaacccatgtcatgctggaagaggtttgggtctcctagttcgaaTGTCTACGAATCCCAGcgtttcaggttttttttttttttttctttctcgcaGCACTGATACTATGTTATCCATCCCTCTCTTCATCACTCTTTGACACTCATCCACTCCTCTGTTCCTTCCCTTTTCCTTGTCGCTCGCCTCATCTCTGCTTTATTTCAGGAACTCTAGCCACGGCccctcttccttctcctcctcctcctcctcctcctcttcctcttccaaTCAGAGAGCAGCACACAAGACTCTGCCACCTTCCTGCTCTTTTTGGATGAGGCTACGCCCTCATTTTGAaattttccttgttttttttttttttttattctctcctGTTGTTACGCATTAAGAAAACTTAAACTTTATTTGAAGAAATAGCTCGAGATGCCGTTTTGAGTAGTTCTTTTCTACACTCCttaacaattattataaaaaataaaagagagagagaaagatagattgAGAGACGgagaatgtatgtatgtatgcttgtatatacgtgtgtgttcCTGCTATTACCAGCATACGCTGCTTTCTCAATAAGCCTTTTACATCATACGAGTGTTAGTTGGCTTCTTCCTGTTAAaatgtagcacacacacacacacctgactatgTCACCAGCAGCATGCTAACCAATAGCGCCCGAACCGTCCCTATGCAACTTGCTAACAGCCCTTACGCTCCAGCGCCACGGCCTTTCGCTCTCTGTGTGCTCTAACAGAAGCTCTGCTCCAAGCTTTGCTGCTCTTTTATATCGAGAACGCGAAAtaaagacgttttttttttcccccaacccTAAAACCCAGAGTGCTTTTGCGCGCTTGCGTGTGCATGCACATGTACAGTTTTGGAGGTCCAGGCTTTGCCATCACTTTCCCTTCCTTCCTACTTCCCGTTAGTTGGACTTTAGTACCTGAATTATTTCTCAGGTATGACCGCGAtcatttgttttgattggttgtttcgttttgttttttatatattttagaataatcATAGATTCTGGGATTATTATCAAGAGATAACTTATAGATAATAATAGATAAATTatgaaacaaatcaataaagaCAATTTTATTATGCCTCTactgtttgtttattcttttatactTTAAGTctattttccattcatttattacTCAACTTcatatgaaataatataaaaaaatctttattaatactaaataaCATCGTTCTATCGGCCGTCTCTGTTTCACCTACAGTGCGTCTACtgtcttactgtgtgtgttcatctgtaagtgtgtgcatgcataCATGTCTACATGctcgtctctgtgtgtgtctgcatgcttgtctgtgtgtgtagggtgtgcGGACCTTTTGAGCTTAGACTCCATGAGTTGTGAGGAGAGGAAAAGGCAGGGCTACATCCATGAACTCATCGAGACGGAGCAGACGTACGTACAGGACCTGGAGCTGGTGCTTGAggtgaacaaacaaacacacacacacacacaatatacgcAATGAGACCAAaggcagccatgttggttttgAAGCTGAGGTTCATGTAGCAAACCATATGTGCATTTATAAGTTCCTCTCTCCTGGGAAGACatttcaccagattttgtggagatttctgctcattcagcggAGGTCTGGGGTGGCGTTCCCATCCATCGTGATGTttctcaatagggttggagctctatagcaggagatcgtcCAACGGATGtaagagctggttttgtgcacgggggcatcgtcatgctggttTGGGTCTTGAAgatcaagtgaaagaaaaatgtcatgctagaGTTTGAAGAACCAATAAATACACCACTGGACTCTCAAATCTTGGCTGATCAACCACACTTGGAGATACCGTGTgacttattttgtgtgtgtaggtgttctACAAACCCATGGCCGAGTCGGGCCGCTTGACCGAGGTGGAGATGGGTGTGATCTTTGTGAACTGGAGAGAGCTGATCATGTGTAACACCAAACTGCTCAAGTGAGTGATTCAGTGGTTTACAGCACCACCTTTCTTCAATCAGGAGAACAGCAAAAAGAATGCCATTGAAATAAACAACTTGTTCAACTAGATTAATGTTGTATATGGTCAATATACTTTTTCAGAGCTCTGCGTGTGCGCAAGAAGACAGCAGGCGAGCGCATGCCCGTGCAGGTGATCGGAGACATCCTGTCCTCTGAGCTTTCGCACATGCAGGCCTACATCCGCTTCTGCAGCTGCCAGCTAAACGCAGCCGCTTTGCTGCAGCAGAAGACAGATGCCTCGGCCGATTTCAAGCTCTTCCTTAAAGTTGGTGCAAGAT containing:
- the itsn2a gene encoding intersectin-2a isoform X4, whose translation is MEWERSKRAELQVQGEKEKRDIERLTARKRSLELELEAVGNRHKQISNCLRDAQSKRRVQRAELELINQKRDGRIADINSLQLQFEDVQRQLSSLAPEKQKLSEKLRNLTQTNTSCAGVIDVKRNKCEKDLSCRKLKEQLDALERETTAKLSEVERYNRDMKLVEMDDCMLQGLLSLLGCLTNLFLLIKELRERQRQQQAVLDQLNRVKLEKVKELQRQRQEEEEQRRQDEELARQATLEQERLQKEEVERQRRLAQEREAKLREEQQIQAQARLREVQEKAAQLEREERQREEKRRGEEREREERKWAEEKEGEEGQRAEEKDSKEKEGDGAHERGTDSVNSANVDLQSQLSALLNRTANITSTSVQPSGFDVQGKKATLSTYRALYPFTARNSDELSLEADGLIEVEESTVREPGWLYGTFRGSSGWFPESYAEKMHNSDDTDSTAQNTAPSIDCSGIPRVDIEGPTPTHTPAETHTHNAQAVALSAWTATSDTQLGFLKDDIITVLEQQESWWYGELGENRGWFPKTYVLMMTNTNSTHTEPLYSTVDDLDLSDSALPEEYVALYTYESPESGDLTFRAEDVVLVMEKEGEWWKGCIGDQTGLFPSNYVKPKDSDSSKAGVSNKKPEVAQVTAACTAMTAEQLNVTPGQLILVLNKNSCGWWLGELQARGKKRQKGWFHSSNVRLLEPNSGKSTPAPQPLCQVIAMYDYKAANGDEMTFQKGQLINVLNKDDSDWWKGEINGVTGLFPTNYVKMTTESDPSQQWCADLLSLDSMSCEERKRQGYIHELIETEQTYVQDLELVLEVFYKPMAESGRLTEVEMGVIFVNWRELIMCNTKLLKALRVRKKTAGERMPVQVIGDILSSELSHMQAYIRFCSCQLNAAALLQQKTDASADFKLFLKKIATNYRCKGMPLSSFLLKPMQRITRYPLIIRNILENTPVGHVDQVNLREALERAELLCSQVNEGVREKENSDRLEWLQNRVQCEGVIEHLVFNSLTNCLGPRKLLHSGRVWKAKSNKELWAFLFSDFLLFTYTSKQFSSNTDRLFSPKSTTVYKMYKTPVFLNEVLVKMPSDPSSEDPILHISHIDRVYTLRADSINERTTWVQRIKAASEHFIETEKLKREKAYQARSQKTSGIGRLLVTVQEAVELKPCKPNGKSNPYCELSMGAQCYTSRPQNDTVNPKWNFSCQFFIKDLYQDVLCITVFERDQFSPDDFLGRTEVPVATIKKDQDGKGPLTRRLLLHEVPTGEVRVRLDLQLYEQTPFV